The Daucus carota subsp. sativus chromosome 2, DH1 v3.0, whole genome shotgun sequence genome includes a window with the following:
- the LOC108206969 gene encoding uncharacterized protein LOC108206969, which translates to MENNPSAKEEVSAATAVLLGALAPGVNGQTWNTLKVAFLMLGVCLAAMLALAFSASDSALIIHVTLLVLITGTLFFLLTSFLEQTGLVTVENQMKEMGLAPKVDADRSQ; encoded by the exons ATGGAAAACAACCCATCTGCAAAAGAAGAAGTATCAGCAGCAACAGCAGTGCTACTTGGCGCCTTAGCTCCTGGCGTTAAT GGCCAAACTTGGAATACACTAAAAGTTGCATTCTTGATGTTGGGTGTGTGCCTCGCTGCTATGCTGGCTTTAGCATTTTCTGCAAGTGATTCTGCATTGATCATTCATGTCACATTACTTGTTCTTATTACTGGGAcgctcttctttcttttaacgAG CTTTCTTGAACAAACTGGCCTAGTTACAGTTGAAAATCAAATGAAGGAGATGGGCTTAGCGCCAAAAGTTGATGCAGACAGAAGTCAATAG
- the LOC108206681 gene encoding probable ribonuclease P/MRP protein subunit POP5, with protein MVRFKNRYFVMEVFLDPNKDLGTDDPIIITHLNVSKAIKESVLANFGECGLGSSIGSFQVKYVNPITKVCIIRTSKEEHQKVWCAMTMVRDIGNCPVVFNLLDLSGSIRACKDAALKCEEQKFEIYKKEAGPRVTAEINQMMQNFLEKIKTLEL; from the exons ATGGTAAGATTTAAGAATAGGTACTTTGTAATGGAGGTATTTTTGGATCCAAATAAAGATCTTGGTACAGATGATCCCATTATAATTACTCATTTAAATGTGTCAAAAGCAATCAAGGAAAGCGTTCTTGCTAACTTTGGTGAATGTGGTCTTGGCTCATCAATTGGTTCGTTTCAAG TTAAATATGTGAATCCAATAACGAAAGTTTGCATCATCCGAACGTCAAAGGAAGAGCATCAAAAAGTTTGGTGTGCAATGACCATGGTCAGGGATATTGGAAACTGCCCAGTAGTGTTTAACTTGTTGGACTTGAGTG GAAGCATCAGAGCCTGTAAAGATGCAGCTTTGAAGTGTGAAGAACAAAAGTTCGAGATTTACAAGAAAGAGGCTGGACCTCGCGTCACAGCTGAGATCAATCAAATGATGCAAAATTTTCTTGAGAAGATCAAAACTTTGGAGCTCTGA